The following proteins are encoded in a genomic region of Gossypium hirsutum isolate 1008001.06 chromosome D05, Gossypium_hirsutum_v2.1, whole genome shotgun sequence:
- the LOC107903281 gene encoding auxin-responsive protein SAUR32 has product MDHGNKSTGIKQIVRLKGMLQKWQTATFRSRPNSHNSQRNHGHGGVSRSINKVQTEKMYCDSDEDGCYSPEPAPDVPKGYFAVYVGPELRRFIIPTSYLSHPVFKILLQQAEEEFGYDHNGALTLPCEIETFKYLLKYIDQNQPKSHNVGGGSPVSEHVLICF; this is encoded by the coding sequence ATGGATCATGGCAACAAGTCGACGGGAATCAAGCAGATCGTTAGACTCAAAGGGATGCTTCAAAAATGGCAAACTGCGACATTTAGGTCCCGACCAAATTCCCACAACTCACAACGAAACCATGGCCATGGGGGTGTGTCGCGATCAATCAACAAAGTTCAAACAGAAAAAATGTATTGCGATTCCGACGAGGATGGATGCTACAGCCCTGAACCAGCACCTGATGTTCCAAAAGGATATTTCGCAGTGTATGTAGGGCCTGAGCTTCGAAGGTTCATCATCCCCACCAGCTACCTTAGCCACCCAGTTTTCAAAATATTGCTCCAACAAGCTGAGGAGGAATTCGGATATGATCACAATGGTGCCCTTACTCTCCCTTGTGAGATTGAGACCTTCAAATATCTCCTCAAATACATAGATCAAAACCAACCTAAGAGTCACAATGTTGGAGGAGGAAGCCCTGTTTCCGAACATGTCCTAATTTGTTTTTAG
- the LOC107903280 gene encoding auxin-responsive protein SAUR76: MAKGSDKLTKLKSVLKKLNSFNNKQIRPTSSSVAASASDIDEDSSSANLHPVYVGKSRRRYLISSDIIKSPLFRELAEWSPGDNDAVINVSCEVVLFEHLLWMLENADPQAESLEELVEFYAC; this comes from the coding sequence aTGGCGAAAGGCAGCGACAAGCTAACGAAGCTTAAGTCAGTTCTCAAGAAGCTAAACTCATTCAACAACAAGCAAATCCGCCCTACGTCGAGCTCAGTAGCGGCGTCGGCTTCGGATATCGACGAGGATTCATCGTCGGCAAATCTCCACCCCGTCTACGTTGGAAAATCTCGGAGGCGATACCTTATTAGCTCCGACATTATCAAAAGCCCTTTGTTCCGTGAACTCGCGGAATGGTCGCCGGGCGATAACGACGCCGTCATCAACGTGTCGTGCGAGGTTGTCTTGTTCGAACACTTGCTTTGGATGCTCGAAAATGCTGATCCTCAGGCTGAGTCCTTGGAAGAACTAGTGGAGTTTTACGCATGTTGA